AACACCGTCTGCGGCCGCTGGCTGCGCGAGGGCGAGCGCGTCGCGAACCCCGGCTGCGTCGTGCCGACCTTCTCCGCGAAGGCGCAGGCGACGGGCCCCTGGCCCGGATGGGGCTTCGGCGAGAAGCTCCGCGTGCGCGGCTTCACGAACACCGCCGCCGGCATGCCGACGACGACGCTCGCCGACGAGATCCTGCTCGAAGGCGACGGCCAGGTACGCGCGCTGATCAACCTCGGCGGCAATCCGGTCGCCGCGTGGCCCGACCAGCGCAAGACGATCGCGGCGATGGAGAAGCTCGACCTGCTCGTGCAGATCGACATCAAGATGTCGGCGACCGCGAAGCTCGCGCACTACGTCGTCGCCCCGAAGCACTCGATCGAGATGCCCGGCGTCACGATCAACCAGGACTACCTCTCCCTCTACGGCGTCGGGTTCGGCTATCCCGCGCCGTACGGGCAGTACACGCCCGCGCTCGTCGACCCGCCCGAGGGTGCGGACGTCGTCGAGGAATGGGAGTTCTTCTACGAGACGGCGAAGCGGATGGGGCTCGCGCTCGAGCTGCAGCAGATGGCGCTGATCGGGCCCGCGAAGGGCGCGCCGATCCCGCTCGACATGGAGCGCAAGCCCACGAGCGAGGACATCTACGCGATCCTGATGCGCGACGCGCGCGTCCCGTTCGACGAGCTTCGCAAGCACCGGCACGGCGCCGTCTTCCCCGACCCGCCCGTGTTCGTGGCGCCGAAGGACGCGGGCTGGGAGGGGCGGCTCGAGGTCGGCGCGGCACCGATGATGGAGGCGCTCGCCGAGCTCGCGGATGCGCCCGTCGCGTCGGGCGACCCGGCCGACCTGCCGCTGCGCCTCATCTCGCGTCGCATGATGACGGCCTACAACTCGTCGAGCCGCGACCTGCCCGCGCTGCGCGCGAAGTACGCCTACAACCCCGCGTTCATGCACCCCGACGAGATGGCGCGTCTCGGCCTCGAGCCGGGCGAGGTGGTCGCCATCCACTCGGAGCACGCGAGCATCCTCGGCGTCGTCGAGCCGGATGCGAGCGTGCGCGAGGGGCTCGTCTCGATGAGCCACTCGTTCGGCGACCTGCCCGAACGCGACGGCGACGTGCGCGCGATCGGCAGCAACACCGGCCGCCTCACGTCGGTCGAGCGCGACTACGACCGCTTCTCGGGCCTGCCGCGCATGAGCAACATCCCGATCCGGATCGAGCGCGTCGAGGGCGGGCGCCGCGCGAGCTAGCGCGGCGGGAACTTCGCGAGGATCGCGTCGACCGCCTCGCGCGCGCGCGCGTCGCGCTGCTCGGGCGTGCGGGCGCCGAGCAGGTAGGTCGGCGTCGACCCGCGCCACACGAGGCGCTCGTCGCGCGCGCCGACGACGTCGATCACGAGCGACCCCACCTGGTATTCGCGCACGCTCGCGTATCCCTGCGTCGGCCCCGGCACGTTGCGGTAGCCGTACGGGTCGCCGAAGACGTGCGTCTGCACCTCGAGCTGCGTGTCGACGGCGAAGTGGTACGTGACGAGGAAGTCGGCGGCGTCGGACGCCGCGACGCGCGTGTAGCCGCGGGCGGCGAGGGCGTCGTCGATGGCGCGGCGCAGGCGCGCATCGAGCAGGTCGCTGTCGACGCGCGGGTCCTGGCCGGCGAGCGGCTGGTCCGCGGTCCACGCATAGCGTCCGAGGTGCGCGAAGTCGGCGTCGCGATCCCAGTCGGTGTCGACGGGGTAGGTGCGGCACGCGGCGACGAGCGCGGTCGCGAGGCCGAGTGCAGCGATCGCGGCGAACGAGCGGACGGGCTTCATGGGGGGCCTCCACGCGCATGGCGCGCAGCGGCCGACGATAGCGCCCGCGGTGCGCGCCGCGGGAGGGCGGGAGCGCGCCGGGTGTCGCGCGCGCAGGACGGAGGCGTCCGCTCGGCGGAGCGCGCGCAGATCGACCCTAGTCGATGCGCGCGCGCAGGAGATCGACGAGCGCGCCCGCGCTCTCGACCGCGTCCGCCGTCGCGAAGACCGCGAAGTCGGGGCGCTGGAGCGCGACCGCGCAGCCGTTCGCGTCGAACCAGCTCGCGTAGGCGCCGTCGACGTCGCGCACCGCCGCGCGCGCACCCACGTGCGTCGTCGTGCCGCCGAGCGCGGCGAAGAACGCGCGCTGCTCCGCGGTCAGCGCCGCGCCCGGATCGCCGTGCGGGGACACGATCGCGAACCCGCCTCCGACCGCGTCGTCGAAGAGCGCCGCGCGGCCGTCGCGTTCGACGCGCGCCTGGAGGAACAGCGACCCGCCGGCGCAGCTGCGATCGTCCCAGCAGCCCGGGCCGATCTTGGGAGCCGGCACCGGCGTCGAGAGCCCGGCCGCCTTCGCCGCGGGCACCATGCGCGCGTCGCGCTCCGACGCCTCGCCCGGGTCGGCGATGCAGATCACGCGGCCGAGCGCGATCGAGAACTCGATCAGCTGTCGCACGTGCGGCGCGCGCTCGCTCTCGTACGTGTCGAGCAGCGACTCGCTCGCGACGCCACCGAGAACGAGGTCGAGCTTCCACGCGAGGTTCGCGGCGTCGCGCATGCCCGAGCACATGCCCTGGCCGGCGAAGGGCGGCATGAGGTGCGCGGCGTCGCCGGCGAGCAGGACGCGCCCGCGGCGCCACGTGTCGGCATGACAGCCGCGGAACGTGTAGACGGCGTGGCGCTCGAGCGTCGCGTCTTTCGGGCGGAGGCCCCACGGCGCGAGCAGCTCCCAGGCGCGGTCGCGGTCGTTCAGCTCGTCCAGCGTCTCGTGCGGCAGGCGCATGAACTCGAAGCGCCGACGGCCCGGGCCGCCGGACACGAGCGTCGTCGGTCGCGCGGGGTCGCACAGCTGCCAGTTGGCGGGAGACCAGACGCGCTGCTCGTGCGGGATGACGTCGACGACGAGCCAGTCGTGGGCGAAGCCCAGGTCGTTCCAGCCGATGCCGAGCGCCGCGCGCACGAAGCTGTTCGCGCCGTCGCAGCCGACCGCGAAGCGCGCGCGCACCTCGATGCGATCGCCGCGGTCGCTCCGCGCGGCCAGGTGGACGGCGTCGTCGGCTTCGTGGAGGGCGTGCACGTCGAAGCCGCGCTCGACGTCGATCCCGGCGAACGAGCGCGCGCGCGCCTCGAGCGCGGCTTCGAGGTGTGGCTGGTGGCACATGTTCGAGTCGGGCCAGCCCGACCTGCCCGCTTCGCGCTCGCGTCCGAAGCGCAGCAGGATGTCGCCCGCCGCATTGCGCCACTCGTAGATCGGGGCGGCTTCGGTGAACCCTTCGAGATCGCGCGCGATGCCCGCGCCCTGGAGGATGCGCGCGACCTCGTCGTCGAAGTGGACGGCGCGCGGCAGCGGGTAGGGCGCGGCGAAGCGCTCGACCACGACGACGCTGCGACCGCGCTGCGCGAGCAGCGTCGCGAGCAGGAGCCCGGTCGGGCCCCCGCCGACGATCGCGACGTCGCAGTGCAGCGAGCGCGCTGCGCTCACGGCGTCGCTCCGGCGAGCGCGACGACGTCGGCGGGCGCGAGGAAGTCGCGCGGCACCGGCGGGCCCCACGACGCGAGGCCACCGACGGGCAGGGTCGTCGCGACCCGCCAGGCCTCTTCGTCGACGATCACGTCGAGGTCGCTCGTGTACTCGGCGAAGTTGCCCGCCGGGTCGCGCAGGTACCAGAAGTAGTTGCTCCCGATCGCGTGGCGCCCGAGCCCCCACGCGTGGCGCGCCGCGTCCGAGGCGAGCATCGCGCTGGCGGCCGCGCCGACGGCGTCGACGTCGTCCAT
This Myxococcota bacterium DNA region includes the following protein-coding sequences:
- a CDS encoding molybdopterin-dependent oxidoreductase, which translates into the protein MATRTEPSYCRMCFNACAMLVDFEGDEPVAVRGDKENPVYQGFFCVKGQQLLHARSHPGRLLRSQKRRADGSFEAISSRQAFDEIAERLGELRAKYGPRSIATYSGTFSTANPASGTLLTAWMKAIGSRMAFNSNTIDQPGKALGQALHGMWMAPPQDFATADVALLIGINPLVAMSGGVPQGNPGRFLSDALARGMQLVAIDPRRSETARRATLHLQPVPGEDAAILASMLHVILREGLHDADFCAEHVNGLDALRAAVAAYAPERVAARTGLAADEIVRAARVFGGAKRGVATAGTGPNMSGHGTLLEYLVLCLNTVCGRWLREGERVANPGCVVPTFSAKAQATGPWPGWGFGEKLRVRGFTNTAAGMPTTTLADEILLEGDGQVRALINLGGNPVAAWPDQRKTIAAMEKLDLLVQIDIKMSATAKLAHYVVAPKHSIEMPGVTINQDYLSLYGVGFGYPAPYGQYTPALVDPPEGADVVEEWEFFYETAKRMGLALELQQMALIGPAKGAPIPLDMERKPTSEDIYAILMRDARVPFDELRKHRHGAVFPDPPVFVAPKDAGWEGRLEVGAAPMMEALAELADAPVASGDPADLPLRLISRRMMTAYNSSSRDLPALRAKYAYNPAFMHPDEMARLGLEPGEVVAIHSEHASILGVVEPDASVREGLVSMSHSFGDLPERDGDVRAIGSNTGRLTSVERDYDRFSGLPRMSNIPIRIERVEGGRRAS
- a CDS encoding bifunctional 3-(3-hydroxy-phenyl)propionate/3-hydroxycinnamic acid hydroxylase, whose translation is MSAARSLHCDVAIVGGGPTGLLLATLLAQRGRSVVVVERFAAPYPLPRAVHFDDEVARILQGAGIARDLEGFTEAAPIYEWRNAAGDILLRFGREREAGRSGWPDSNMCHQPHLEAALEARARSFAGIDVERGFDVHALHEADDAVHLAARSDRGDRIEVRARFAVGCDGANSFVRAALGIGWNDLGFAHDWLVVDVIPHEQRVWSPANWQLCDPARPTTLVSGGPGRRRFEFMRLPHETLDELNDRDRAWELLAPWGLRPKDATLERHAVYTFRGCHADTWRRGRVLLAGDAAHLMPPFAGQGMCSGMRDAANLAWKLDLVLGGVASESLLDTYESERAPHVRQLIEFSIALGRVICIADPGEASERDARMVPAAKAAGLSTPVPAPKIGPGCWDDRSCAGGSLFLQARVERDGRAALFDDAVGGGFAIVSPHGDPGAALTAEQRAFFAALGGTTTHVGARAAVRDVDGAYASWFDANGCAVALQRPDFAVFATADAVESAGALVDLLRARID
- a CDS encoding DUF4136 domain-containing protein is translated as MKPVRSFAAIAALGLATALVAACRTYPVDTDWDRDADFAHLGRYAWTADQPLAGQDPRVDSDLLDARLRRAIDDALAARGYTRVAASDAADFLVTYHFAVDTQLEVQTHVFGDPYGYRNVPGPTQGYASVREYQVGSLVIDVVGARDERLVWRGSTPTYLLGARTPEQRDARAREAVDAILAKFPPR